From Kitasatospora sp. MAP12-44:
TCGCGGCGGCGGCCCCGGGGCCCGCAGCGGCGGGGTCCACACAAGCGGGAGCGGCCGCTCGCGCCCGCTGGCGGGCGCTCAGCTCGGCCGTCCGCGACTGGGCCCGAGAGCACCCGCACGAGTACGCGTTGATCTACGGCACGCCGGTCCCCGGCTACCACGCGCCGCAGGAGACCATCGAGCTGGCGGTGCGCGTCCCGCTGGCCTTGCTCGACACGATCCGGCCGGCCGCCGGCCACCTGGAGGCGGCGCCCGGCCGCCCCGTGTCGGCCGGGCTCGCCGCCCAGTTGGCGCCGATCGCCGCCCAGTACGCTCCGGAGCTGCCGCAGACCGTGATCGCCCGGTCGATGGTCGCCTGGACGCAGCTCTTCGGCATGATCAGCTTCGAGCTCTTCGGGCACCTGGCAGGCTCGGCCGACCCGGCCGACGAGTTCTTCGCCCACGCGGTGGAGCAGATGGCGGACTTCATCGGCCTGCCCGACGTGAGGTAGCGCCCCTTCCCCCGCGCGCGCTCCGCATGGCACGGCACGATGGCACGGCACGCGACGCAAAGGTGCCGGCCGCGCGACAGTGGGGCATCGCGCGACCGGCGTCTGCGGTGAGGGGACGGTCAGGGCCGAGGGGAAGGTCAGACCGGCAGCGACCAGGCCTGGTTGGCCTGGTGGTCGCCGCAGGTCCAGGTGTCGAGCTTGGTCCCGCTGGTGCTGCCGCCGCCGTAGACGTCCAGGCAGAGGCCGGAGCCGGCGTTCACCATGGTCCCGTCGGGCTTGGCGGTCCACTGCTGGGCCGTGCTCCCCGTGCAGGACGACAGCACGGCCGAGGACCCCGCCGAACTCCCGGACGCGGTCAGGCACTTCCCGAGCGTGCGGACGGTGCTGTCGGTGTTCAGGGTCCAGCGCTGGTTGGCGTTCCCGGTGCAGGCGTACAGGACGACCGGGTTGCCGTCGGTGGTCGCGCTGCCGGAGTCGTCCGCGCACTTGGCGCCGTTACCGGTCAGCTGGCCGGTCGGGACGGCGGCCGAGCAGCCCTGCGGGGTGAGCCGCCAGACGGCCGTGCCGTGCGCCGGCACGGTCGCGGTCAGAGCCGAGCTGGTGGTTGAACTCGTGCCGGTCCAGAGGTTCTTGGCGCTGACCGTGCAGCCGGGCAGGCCCACCGCGGCGAGCGTGGTGCTGACCGACTGCGCGGAGGACGAGCGGTTGAGGACGGCGACCGCCCGGTCGCCGTTGGCCAGCGGACGGGCGAGCACGTCGGTCGTCCCGTTGGTGGAGACCACGCCGGCCTGTCGGCCCGCGCTGTCCTGGTCCACCGCGACCAGGTCGCTGTTGCCGATCGCGGCGACGGAGGCCGGCGAGAGCGAGGCGACGTCGGAGGAGAGGATCAGCGGCGCGGCCATCATCGACCACAGGGCGACCTGGCTGCGCGACTCGTCGGCGGTCAGGCCGCCGTCGCCGGCGATCAGGAAGTCCGGGTCGTTCCAGTTGCCGGGGGCCGCGTAGCGGCCGATCCAGCGGTTGTAGCCGTAGTTGGAGAGCACCGAGCTCCAGCGCGAGGCGTTCGGCTTGCTCGCGTCGTAGGTCGCGATGTCCGAGCCCTCCCGCCAGAGTTGGCCGTCCTGGCCGACCCAGCCGAGCACCGAGAACCAGCTCGGGTTGCCCCACTCGCCGGTCTGGAAGTAGGCGGGGGCGGACTCGGAGAAGACGATGTCGCGTCCGCTGCCGGCCAGCGCGGCGGCCTCGGCGTCGTAGGCCTGGCGGTAGGACTGCTCCTGGGTCTGGCCGGGGGCGGCCCAGACGTTGCAGCCGTCCAGCTTGAGGTAGTCCACGCCCCACGAGGCGAAGCTGGCCGCGTCCTGGGCGAAGTGGTCGGCGCCACCGCCCTGGGGCTGGCCGCTTCCGGCGTAGCCTCCGCAGGTGGCGGAGCCGGCGTCCTCGTAGATGCCGAACTTCAGGCCCCGCGCGTGCAGGTAGGAGCCCAGCCAGGCCATCCCGTGCGGGAACTTCACCGGGTCGGCGACCAGGTTGCCGGCGCTGTCGCGGGTGCTCGTCATCCAGCAGTCGTCGACGGTGACGGTGGTGTAGCCCTTGGCGGCGAGGCCGGAGCTGACCAGGGCGTCGGCGTTGGCCGTGATGGTCTGCTCGTTCATCCCGCACTGGTAGTGCGCCCAGTCGTTCCAGCCCATCGGCGGCGTCGGGGCGAGCCGGGGGGAGGTGGCGGCAGAGGCGGCGGTGTGAGCGGCGGCCGGGGCCGGCGCGGCAGCCGGTACGGGGGCTGCGGCAGCTGCTGCGGAGCTGGTCAGGGGAAGGGCGGAGAGCGATAGCGCGGCCAGTGCGGCGGTGGAGAGCAGGCTGCGCAGTGTGCGGCGAACCGGTGGCACGGAGGCTCCTTCCAGGCGGCCCAGAGGGCGCCAGGGAAGTCGTTGGGGGGATGTTCCGAGCGGTCTGCTGTCTGCTGTGCGCAACCAGTGCAGCGTCACTGCACATTTGTGTCAAGAGTCGCGGCAAAGCGAGCATAAACAAACATGTCATGTCGCTGCCATGCGCCAGGACAGTCCAGGGCTCGGGGCAACAGGGGCGCGAGCCAGCAAGGTGCAAACAGCAAGCGGCCGGACCGGGGGCTCGCTCACCCCGGTCCGGCCGCCAAGCACGTGAGGCGCTACCCCTCCAGGTGCCCCGTCTCGTTCCACTGGTCGGGCAGCATCCCGTCGAACCCCGACCGCCACAGCCCGACCGAGCAGTTGGCCACCGGAGCGAGCGCCAGCAGCTGCTCCTCGCTGAGCCGCTCCAGGACGTACCGCAGCATCAGCACCACGTTGTCGTGCGCCACCAGCAGCACGGGCCGGCCGGCCTCCTGCGCACACAGGTCGCGCAGGCAGCCGCGCACCCGCAGGGCGACGTCCAGCCAGCTCTCGCCCCCGGGCGGGCGGTAGTACAGCTCGCCCATCTTGCGGCGCCGGGCGGCCTCCTCGGGCTGGTACTTCTCGATCGCCGCCTCGGTGAGCATCTCCAGCACGCCCAGCTCACGGTCGCGCAGCCGCTCGTCGTAGCGGACGGTGAGCCCCACCGGCACCGCGCCCAGCCCGGCGGCCTGGGCGAGCGCGATCCGCGCGGTCTCCGCCGTCCGGACGTACGGCGAGCACCAGACGGCGCGCGGCCGGTCGCTCGGGGCCAGCCCGGCCCACCAGCGGCCGAACGCCTGGGCCTGGGCCTGGCCGTGCATGGAGAGCGGGATGTCGGCGTCGCGGCAGGTGATCGGCACGGTCAGCGCCCCGCTGGCCTTGGCGAGCTGGAACTCCACGTTGGCGACGCTCTCACCGTGCCGGGTGGCGATCAGGACGGACGGCAGCGGGGTGGTCCCGGCACGCTGCTGGTGCCCGTTGAGGATGCTGCTCAGCTCTGCCATCGCGGTGCTCCCCGTGATTGGACGGTGTGGGGGCCGGCCGGACCGGAGGCGTGGCTGCCCCACAGCTGCTCGCGGATGATCGTGCCGCCACCTCCCAGTGTTGAGGGAGGTGGCGGCGCGATCACAGGGCGCGTGGCGAGGCGTTTAATGCGCCGCCACCGGCAGGGGCGCATCGACGTGCTCGGGGTCGCCCGACTCCGCGCTGTAGTCGGCGGGCGAGGTCTCGTCCACGCCGTCCGCGACCTTCGCCGCCCGCAGTACCAGGGTGAGCCCGACCGCGACCAGCAGGTTGAGCACGAAGGCGGTCAGGCCGACGTAGCCGATCTGGCCGATCACCGGGATCGGGGCCGAGTTGCCGCCGAAGTGCTTGGTGGCGGGGGAGGCCAGGCCGTACGCCTTCCAGGTCCCGTAGGCCATGCCGACCGCCCAGCCGGCGAGCAGCGCCCAGCGGTGGAACCAGCGGGTGAACAGGCCGCCGACCACCGAGACGAAGGTCTGCAGGATCCACAGGCCGCCGAGCAGCTGCAGGTTGATCGCGACCTGCTTGTCCATGCCGAGGACGAAGGCCAGCGCGCCGACCTTGACCAGCAGCGAGGCGATCTTGGCGACCCTGGTCTCCTGGGCGGGGGTGGCGTCGGGCTTGACGAACTCCTTGTACACATTGCGGGTGAAGAGGTTGGCGGCCGCGATCGACATGATCGCGGCCGGTACCAGCGCGCCGATCCCGATCGCCGCGAACGCCACGCCGGTGAACCAGGACGGGAAGAGCTGGCTGAACAGCTGCGGCACCGCGAGCTGGCTGTTGAAGCCCTTGACACCGTGACTGACGTTCGCCGTGACGGCCATGAAACCGAGCAGCGCCAGCAGTCCCAGCATCAGCGAGTAG
This genomic window contains:
- a CDS encoding ricin-type beta-trefoil lectin domain protein, with translation MPPVRRTLRSLLSTAALAALSLSALPLTSSAAAAAAPVPAAAPAPAAAHTAASAATSPRLAPTPPMGWNDWAHYQCGMNEQTITANADALVSSGLAAKGYTTVTVDDCWMTSTRDSAGNLVADPVKFPHGMAWLGSYLHARGLKFGIYEDAGSATCGGYAGSGQPQGGGADHFAQDAASFASWGVDYLKLDGCNVWAAPGQTQEQSYRQAYDAEAAALAGSGRDIVFSESAPAYFQTGEWGNPSWFSVLGWVGQDGQLWREGSDIATYDASKPNASRWSSVLSNYGYNRWIGRYAAPGNWNDPDFLIAGDGGLTADESRSQVALWSMMAAPLILSSDVASLSPASVAAIGNSDLVAVDQDSAGRQAGVVSTNGTTDVLARPLANGDRAVAVLNRSSSAQSVSTTLAAVGLPGCTVSAKNLWTGTSSTTSSALTATVPAHGTAVWRLTPQGCSAAVPTGQLTGNGAKCADDSGSATTDGNPVVLYACTGNANQRWTLNTDSTVRTLGKCLTASGSSAGSSAVLSSCTGSTAQQWTAKPDGTMVNAGSGLCLDVYGGGSTSGTKLDTWTCGDHQANQAWSLPV
- a CDS encoding histidine phosphatase family protein, which produces MAELSSILNGHQQRAGTTPLPSVLIATRHGESVANVEFQLAKASGALTVPITCRDADIPLSMHGQAQAQAFGRWWAGLAPSDRPRAVWCSPYVRTAETARIALAQAAGLGAVPVGLTVRYDERLRDRELGVLEMLTEAAIEKYQPEEAARRRKMGELYYRPPGGESWLDVALRVRGCLRDLCAQEAGRPVLLVAHDNVVLMLRYVLERLSEEQLLALAPVANCSVGLWRSGFDGMLPDQWNETGHLEG
- a CDS encoding TetR/AcrR family transcriptional regulator — protein: MAAIRTARERAREELTRAIKDEARRQLGIEGPQQLSLRAVARDLGMASSALYRYFPSRDDLLTALIVDAYSDLAAAVDRAVAAASEIAAAAPGPAAAGSTQAGAAARARWRALSSAVRDWAREHPHEYALIYGTPVPGYHAPQETIELAVRVPLALLDTIRPAAGHLEAAPGRPVSAGLAAQLAPIAAQYAPELPQTVIARSMVAWTQLFGMISFELFGHLAGSADPADEFFAHAVEQMADFIGLPDVR